One Rhododendron vialii isolate Sample 1 chromosome 2a, ASM3025357v1 genomic region harbors:
- the LOC131317511 gene encoding uncharacterized protein LOC131317511: MAKQHATVTFRFTNEMVQSCISMAKTVGAPNDSSVTLFEALAGLFWVCVSKIKGQGNGTLTNMSVSVDMRETLGLDKGFFGNCKAYHEVPAWECLRDQNGLSEATSTIGEAVKKMENKKDTQFDRVVGSGRDLICAKLDNVESNSTMFEDFCDPIRISCYIEHVLGEGQVLILPWPPGEGGFSRVTMVTPPEDEVVKLCEDAILLQFNPTILIGIRKSQNIV, translated from the exons ATGGCTAAGCAACACGCAACTGTTACATTCAGGTTTACAAATGAAATGGTGCAATCCTGTATATCCATGGCTAAAACAGTAGGTGCACCCAATGATTCATCCGTGACACTCTTTGAAGCCCTAGCTGGGCTATTTTGGGTTTGTGTGAGCAAAATAAAAGGACAAGGAAATGGTACTCTAACAAACATGTCTGTAAGTGTGGATATGAGGGAAACCCTAGGTTTGGACAAAGGTTTCTTTGGAAATTGCAAGGCATACCATGAAGTTCCTGCATGGGAATGTTTGAGAGATCAAAATGGATTATCAGAAGCAACTTCTACTATTGGGGAAGCAGTGAAGAAgatggaaaataaaaaggataCTCAATTTGATCGAGTGGTTGGAAG CGGTCGAGACCTAATATGTGCTAAATTAGATAACGTGGAGTCAAACTCAACCATGTTTGAAGATTTTTGTGATCCGATTCGAATTTCTTGTTACATTGAGCATGTGTTGGGAGAAGGCCAAGTGCTAATCCTTCCGTGGCCACCAGGGGAGGGTGGATTTAGCAGGGTCACTATGGTTACACCACCGGAGGATGAGGTTGTCAAGTTATGTGAAGATGCTATTCTCCTTCAATTTAACCCGACTATTTTGATAGGAATACGCAAATCACAAAATATAGTTTAA